One segment of Variovorax paradoxus DNA contains the following:
- a CDS encoding SMP-30/gluconolactonase/LRE family protein has product MRIRELATGLQFPEGPIALNDGSVLLVEIARGTLTRVRADGLVQVIADLGGGPNGAALGPDGAVYVCNNGGFRWHTEADGCVRPMGQADDYSGGRIERVDFATGRAERLFETVEGGALCGPNDIVFDAHGGFYFTDLGKVRERDMDRGGLFYGHADGGAAHAITRPVTTPNGIALSPDGQTLYYAETEGARVWAFDIVAPGRVRKDGWPSPHGGRMLCASPGGHYQRFDSMAVDALGNLCVATLLHGGISIVAPDGGTVRHVPLPDRYTTNICFGGRDRRTAYVTLSGSGRLIAIDDWPTPGLALNFEA; this is encoded by the coding sequence ATGCGCATCCGCGAACTTGCCACCGGCCTGCAATTTCCCGAAGGCCCGATCGCCCTGAACGACGGCTCCGTGCTGCTGGTCGAGATCGCGCGGGGCACGCTCACACGGGTGCGCGCCGACGGCCTCGTGCAGGTGATCGCCGACCTCGGCGGCGGGCCGAACGGCGCGGCGCTGGGTCCCGACGGCGCGGTCTACGTCTGCAACAACGGCGGCTTCAGGTGGCACACCGAGGCCGATGGCTGCGTGCGCCCGATGGGCCAGGCCGACGACTATTCGGGCGGCCGCATCGAACGCGTGGACTTCGCCACCGGCCGCGCCGAACGCCTGTTCGAGACCGTCGAGGGCGGCGCGCTGTGCGGCCCCAACGACATCGTGTTCGACGCGCACGGCGGCTTCTACTTCACCGACCTCGGCAAGGTGCGCGAGCGCGACATGGACCGCGGCGGCCTCTTCTACGGCCACGCCGACGGCGGCGCCGCGCATGCGATCACGCGGCCCGTGACGACACCCAACGGCATCGCCCTGTCGCCCGACGGCCAGACGCTCTACTACGCCGAGACCGAGGGCGCGCGCGTCTGGGCCTTCGACATCGTCGCACCGGGGCGCGTGCGCAAGGACGGTTGGCCCTCCCCGCACGGCGGGCGCATGCTCTGCGCATCGCCCGGCGGTCACTACCAGCGCTTCGATTCGATGGCGGTCGACGCGCTCGGCAATCTCTGCGTGGCAACGCTGCTGCACGGCGGCATCAGCATCGTCGCGCCCGACGGCGGCACGGTCCGCCATGTGCCGCTGCCCGACCGCTACACCACCAACATCTGCTTCGGTGGCCGCGATCGCCGCACGGCCTATGTCACGCTCTCGGGCAGCGGAAGGCTCATCGCCATCGACGACTGGCCCACGCCCGGCCTCGCGTTGAACTTCGAGGCGTAG
- a CDS encoding DNA-3-methyladenine glycosylase: MHTATPAPGALISADIDFTAASLDVARRLIGITLLVDGVGGRIVETEAYDPEEPASHSFNGRTARNASLFGPPGCAYVYRSHGLHWCLNFVCRETGHAAGVLIRALEPTHGLDRMRERRGLDEPRLLCAGPGRVGQALAIDRSFDGLRLDEAPFALFAPPHGLPAPEVVTGPRIGISKAVDMPWRFGERNSRFLSKRFA, encoded by the coding sequence ATGCACACCGCCACCCCAGCGCCCGGCGCGCTCATTTCCGCAGACATCGACTTCACCGCGGCATCGCTCGATGTGGCCCGCCGGCTGATCGGCATCACGCTGCTGGTCGATGGCGTGGGCGGCCGCATCGTCGAGACGGAAGCCTACGACCCCGAAGAACCGGCCTCGCATTCGTTCAACGGTCGCACCGCGCGCAACGCCAGCCTGTTCGGCCCGCCGGGCTGCGCCTACGTCTACCGCTCGCACGGCCTGCACTGGTGCCTGAACTTCGTCTGCCGCGAAACCGGGCATGCAGCCGGCGTGCTGATCCGCGCGCTCGAGCCTACCCACGGGCTGGACCGGATGCGCGAGCGGCGCGGCCTGGACGAGCCGCGCCTGCTGTGCGCCGGCCCCGGCCGCGTGGGCCAGGCGCTGGCCATCGACCGCAGCTTCGACGGCCTGCGCCTCGACGAGGCGCCCTTCGCGCTGTTCGCTCCGCCGCACGGCCTGCCGGCCCCCGAGGTGGTCACCGGGCCGCGCATCGGCATCTCCAAGGCCGTCGACATGCCCTGGCGATTCGGCGAACGGAACTCGAGGTTCCTGAGCAAGCGCTTCGCCTGA
- a CDS encoding AraC family transcriptional regulator, whose translation MTRPGRVTEAFASDAAAEGGSCTQPFIDEPPAYGPLSGPVGRPWTFEAYQSVPRPVSMIVVEHEPEPSLIVPAHSHPRAQLAYAVKGTFTLHTPTGAWLVPPNRAVWVPGGVVHEMHARGQAVSNRSLYIQPDASPHLPAECCVIEVSPLLRQLVIDATGIPLLYDEAGRDGRVMRLILDEICAAPRVPLHAPMPQDARLLRICRALLDDPASDGDLEYWARYGALGRRTLTRLFRDETGITFTTWRQQLRLMEALRRLAMDTPVTTVAMDLGYESPSAFTAMFRRVMGKTPKHYLGRNETAVA comes from the coding sequence ATGACGCGCCCAGGCCGCGTGACCGAGGCATTCGCGTCCGACGCGGCGGCCGAGGGCGGCTCGTGCACGCAGCCGTTCATCGACGAACCCCCGGCGTACGGACCCCTGAGCGGTCCCGTCGGCCGCCCCTGGACCTTCGAGGCCTACCAGTCCGTCCCGCGGCCGGTGTCGATGATCGTGGTGGAGCACGAGCCCGAGCCCTCGCTGATCGTGCCCGCGCACTCGCATCCGCGCGCCCAGCTCGCGTATGCGGTGAAGGGCACCTTCACCCTGCACACGCCCACGGGCGCGTGGCTGGTGCCGCCCAACCGCGCCGTGTGGGTGCCGGGCGGCGTGGTGCACGAGATGCACGCGCGCGGGCAGGCGGTGTCGAACCGATCGCTCTACATCCAGCCCGATGCGTCGCCGCACCTGCCCGCCGAGTGCTGCGTGATCGAGGTGTCGCCGCTGCTGCGCCAGCTGGTCATCGACGCCACGGGCATTCCGCTCCTGTACGACGAGGCCGGCCGCGACGGCCGCGTGATGCGGCTGATCCTCGACGAAATCTGCGCCGCACCGCGCGTGCCGCTGCATGCACCGATGCCGCAGGACGCGCGCCTGCTGCGCATCTGCCGCGCGCTGCTCGACGACCCCGCTAGCGACGGCGATCTGGAGTACTGGGCGCGCTATGGCGCACTCGGCCGGCGCACGCTCACGCGCCTGTTCCGCGACGAGACCGGCATCACCTTCACCACCTGGCGCCAGCAGCTGAGGCTCATGGAAGCGCTGCGGCGGCTCGCGATGGACACGCCCGTGACCACGGTGGCGATGGACCTGGGCTACGAGAGCCCGAGCGCCTTCACCGCCATGTTCCGCCGCGTGATGGGCAAGACGCCCAAGCATTACCTGGGGCGCAACGAAACGGCTGTGGCCTAG